A single Sulfurihydrogenibium sp. DNA region contains:
- a CDS encoding CopD family protein, with the protein MKELVLTIHIILATLWIGGMLFMVFVLSPYVRNLPNSVEVFQKVGKRFSIIGTFIGLPLLFITGIGNMHNLGVSFNDLINRSSEYASTLHDKIQLFLLTFFLAVLHDLYFGPRSHLNEKFRIMTRIIGIINLIIGVVIIYYAAKLRFGG; encoded by the coding sequence GTGAAAGAATTAGTCTTAACAATTCATATAATTTTGGCTACATTATGGATAGGCGGTATGCTATTTATGGTTTTTGTACTATCTCCATATGTCAGAAATCTACCAAACAGTGTTGAGGTATTTCAAAAAGTTGGGAAAAGATTTTCTATTATTGGAACGTTTATAGGCTTACCTTTGCTTTTTATTACCGGAATAGGAAACATGCATAATTTAGGTGTTTCTTTTAACGATTTGATAAACAGGTCCTCTGAGTATGCATCAACACTGCATGATAAGATTCAGCTTTTCTTGCTAACTTTCTTTTTAGCAGTATTACATGACCTATACTTTGGTCCAAGGTCCCATTTAAATGAAAAATTTAGAATAATGACACGAATTATTGGAATAATCAATCTCATAATTGGAGTGGTTATTATCTATTATGCAGCAAAATTGAGATTTGGGGGTTAA
- a CDS encoding Rrf2 family transcriptional regulator, whose protein sequence is MLSESVKDCIRALIYLAINQEKSYVSVKEIAEKLNLPFHYLAKNVQKLVKSGILDSYRGPKGGIVFKQPIESIKIIDIIKSLDDDRLFKSCILGFEECSDENPCAIHNRWVVERNHLYNLFNTSLKDIVEDIKQGRISNVKL, encoded by the coding sequence ATGTTATCAGAATCTGTTAAAGATTGTATAAGAGCTTTAATCTATCTTGCTATAAATCAAGAGAAAAGCTATGTTTCCGTAAAAGAAATAGCTGAAAAATTAAATCTTCCTTTCCATTATTTAGCAAAAAACGTTCAAAAACTTGTAAAATCTGGAATTCTTGATTCTTATAGAGGTCCAAAGGGTGGTATAGTTTTTAAACAGCCAATAGAAAGCATAAAAATAATAGACATTATTAAATCATTAGATGATGATAGATTATTCAAATCTTGTATTTTAGGGTTCGAGGAATGTAGTGATGAAAATCCATGTGCCATTCATAATAGATGGGTCGTTGAGAGAAATCATTTGTATAATCTTTTTAACACATCTCTTAAAGATATAGTGGAAGATATTAAGCAAGGAAGAATTAGCAACGTAAAATTATGA